Within the Medicago truncatula cultivar Jemalong A17 chromosome 4, MtrunA17r5.0-ANR, whole genome shotgun sequence genome, the region aaaaaaaaaaaaaaaaaggccagctgatatatatacaaaaattgaaataaatggatagtagtctttattacgtagcttattataaaaattataatggataaaaatacaatttaaatgaaataataagggtaaaattggaagaaaaagtgagaagctataagctataagctcaaacgctacttggaatagcttctgaaaaatagcttataagctcgtgaaataagctataagctcatggtgaaaaagtgttaccaaacagaactttttttatcaaacgagcttataagctaaaagctaaaagctcttttttttagtttcacaAACAGACCCTATAACTAACTGTAATATTATTCATATAGCTCCACATGTCTAATAAATATCCACACTTGCAAAACTTCGTATTTTACTAGCAAATTCAGATTAGCACACAGACACTGTTCATATTTCTCTGTCTCTCATCAAGTACAGAAGCTACCAATATTGTTCATCAGCGAGCTTCAACATATTCTCCTTCTTTCCTTGGAAATGTATCCATTGTAGTATTGGAAAAAAGCATTGAAATATACACTTTCAATAAGCAATAGATACTCCTTTATTAAAATCTGAAACTCCTTTCCTTAATCCTCCTGAAGCATCTGCACCCTTACCATAATATAGTTTCTCATGTATCCCTCTGCTCTCAGCATGATGTTGAAAGAAAGTTCTACGCAGACTACAGTTTATAACTGATAAAAATAATGGATTGTTTGTCTTATATTATTCTGCTGTGCTTGAGCTACGTATATCAAACACACTCCAATAAACACCTATTGACAGCCCTGTTGAAATGCTATTTTGCGTGGTTAATCACGGATAATGTGGTAATAGATCTGTTTACTTTCTTTTCTGATGCTTGAATAATATATCCTCTTTGAGAACAAAAGCCTATGTGAAGTACACTGAATTCAATGACATATGTTTTACAATAACAGTAGATTGGATTCGAATAATTTAAACGACAAAACTACTATTTAAGTATATATGCAATGCATTTCATACAAAGATTGCGAGAATTTCAATATTACTACCcaaatatatatagataaatacAAAGGGAAATAGTGCACTGCCAACTAAAACTCACAACAACCAAACCAAGCAACTCATACAAAGTAACATGATGCACCAGAACTATATATAACCCAAAGCTGCAACCATTACAGATAGCTGAATCCCGTCAAGAAGCAAATCAGAAAATATAGTCTGGCAGCTGAAGAGGGAAATGTGCGACTTGAACTAGGAATGGATCCCCTCTTGGGTCTACCAATCTGAAATCAGAcacagaaaaacaaagaaacattaGTTCATTGAGTCATCGACGATAGCACTTGAACTTACTTAGTGCTAAATGCATGAGTTTTGATGCTTGCAAGGCATCCACACCCCATCCCATCCTTGGAAAGATTAAGGTTTGAATAGCGGACATATCCCAAAAGTTAATATTAGTTTAAATTGAATCAATGACATTCAACGGAAAACTACCTTACTCATAAacgaaaggagaaaaaaaaatctggatttAATGATACTAAAGTACTGCCAAAATAGCTAGTAGTTAAATCCTGTTTATCATATATTGAAGAAGGTAAACAAGCAATACTAACCACAGCAGTTGACTTGACAGTTGACACCATACGGATGTCAAAACAACATTGACTACAACCTCATTTGACTCGGAAAATACACCATTAAGGTACTTACCTCAAAGACCGGACAATCTCATGTTCtcatatccatccatcatcccTATCCAACTTACTTGGCCATTCTGAAGTCctctttatttataaaaataaatggagtatGTCATTTAGAAAGAGATACACAAAAAATAGATTGTGGGTCCTACCACTAAGTGGATCTCACcgacattaattattttttaactttttttataattgtgtgtgtctttatctctccaaatggaagaaatggagaaggccataaatggagaggatcttaactctGCTAAACAACAGCTATCTGGAATTTTCTTATAGTCAAACTTTAACTTCATCCCACCCATGGCTCAACACTCACATACAGACACTTCTTTAGtaacacttaaaaaaataacaattcatGTATATCAGATAAAAAGGGTTTCAACTGTATGTCATAGAAAATTCCTCAAACCCCAACACATAGACTTCTGTATAGCCAAACTAATCAAAGATAATGAAATCACGTGGGAATGTCAACAGcgataataataaaagaaaagcatACCTTCCAGGTACAAAGGTAAAGGAACCTTCAATGGAACCTGAGGATGTTGGCAGAGGTGAGCAACTCTGATAAACAAATTCTTTGTCACCTGGACGCAAAAGTGGGTACTGCAAAGACATTTATCAAAGTAAGTAGTTTGGCCGCTTCATTCAACTATAAATACTTGCATTCGGAAAGGCAgagacatttttctttgttttctaatGAAAGTTCTAAAACGCACTTCCAAAACTACATACAATAGACACTCTTTATGGAAACTAGAACCACCAAAACAGTATAGCGTTTATGATGCTTGCGAGGTTGAACTTGAAGAAGACTCGTCTGCTTGCAAGCTATAAATCACCAGTTCAACTAAGCCTAGCACTGAATGCACTTGGATCAAACTTTTCATTTAAACTTTGATCCCAAAATGTGTAAAATCCAAGAGAAAAGCCTATATGCAATTAAGTTATTACCCAAGCATCGGAAACATACATAGCTAACATCTTCCCAGATTTTTCAAGACAATCGATACTGTTGAAGTTATAGGTATTACAAACTAATCCAAGGAGATAAACTAAGATAGTCTAACATAATATCAAAGAtagatatttaatatattttaacagatgcaattaaaatacatattgtACTCCAACAGTCAAGCATGTATTAGGCAAGAATGTAAGTTTATTAAATACagtacaattaaaaaaataaatacatttaaaGAAAGGATATTGGAGAAAAAGGAGCTTATACCATTCCTATAACAGCTTCTCCATTGACGTCAGATACTACAGCATCATTAGCACGGATGATCCAGTGCCTCCAATAAAGCTGGCAAGAACTGTGGGACATTCCATTGATCACACATCCTTGAGGTTGTAAGGACATGCGGATTGAATAAGAAAATAAGTACTTCTCACGGTCACCTTGAAGATCAACACCCTCAGGGACAAGCAATGCAGAGGCGCGAATCTCAAGAAATAAGAAATACTTATAAGTTTTCACATGAAAATTAATCAcaagaaataaacaaatactCAAAAAAGTATCCAGTGATCAACAGAATAGACAAGTGAGTTGGAACATCCCATGCAACACCAATGAGAAAAAAATCAACTGTTCTCTCCTCAAATGCAGCAGATCTCAGAAACTTTGATAGGATATAAATGGTAAAACGCCCGGGAGGCATATAGTATAACATGTCAAGTtttgtacatatatatatatcccatgCATGTCATGGGTACTAAGAAAACTGCATCGAACATTATCATGTAAGTATTCTTTTTCATGCCTGAATGAATAAAGCTAACAGTGCAAGCATAAGGGGCAATATATACTCTCCTACCTGCACACCATTGGTTACAGCAGTTGAACAAACAGGGGATTCTTCTGGAAAAAGACTAATGCTTTTGGCATTTCCTTCTTCGAGCAATTTGATAAAACCACGTTGTAAACGGCGACCATGTTCTTCTAACCACAGTAGCATGGCATCCTGAATCTTTTCGCTGTCCATCTCATGATGCAAACTAATCAGATTCTGAGGAACACATGGCATCAAGTCTCTATTGGTAAGAAGATTTCTGGTCCCAACATATAGTTGACCATTGGTACAGTTGAGAAAGAACAACTTCTCACGGTACGTGGACGAAGCAGCCACAAGAACATACTTGGATCTTCTTAAAAATCCTAAGTTGTGCGAAATTTGCTGAGTTTCTTGGATTACCTGACTTATAGGTAATAAATAAACATTCACGAAATGATCATAGAAGGAGTAACCACCAATAATTCCCAAAGAAATGTCAGATGTGCTGGTATCATGGTcatgtttttcaatttcttgCCCATTATGAAAGCGGTAAAGGATCCTTGTAGGAAGAGGCAATTTGACATTTAAGACATCCTCCAACTCTTGAATCTCAACTTCTGACGCACCTTCACAAAGAGTTTCCTTAGCTTCTGGAAAGTTATTGGTGAGCCAGGTTTTTATATTGTCCCAACACCTTTTTACACGCTTAACAAGAGACCAAGGATACATCACAAAAGCTTCTCTCCAAGTTTGATAAGCTTCCTGCACAACACAATGAGTTTAATTTCTAGCTGTACTGATATCTACTTACCACACCaacacttcagattgaaggtGTGGGGGTGTGTCTGAAGTCTGACACCCATACGACACCGACCACATGTCAATTACTTTCAtacttttgaaaattattaggGCAAACagtcattttggtccctgaatGAGTGAGACGCTGTTATTGTAGTCCCTGAATGTACCATAGTTGCAAAATGCAAATCCATCCACAAGTGTctctttctttgtaattttagcaacaaaattgactaaaaaaacacagttgaggaccaaaatgtcCAAAAAACACATTTAAGGACTAGAATGACTAACTAAATAGACACTTGAGGATGTATTTGTGATTTCGATACATCCATGGGTGTATCACACATTCAGAACCAAAATGGTTGTTTACCCAAATTGTTATAGGTGCCTGTGTCATTGTCCGTGTGATGTCCAAGTATGTGCCTCATTGACTACTCCCTATGGTGTCAAATATATGCAAAAATTCTCATTTCAGTTCATTAAATAACTGATGTATCtggtttatattataaaaacataaaaaataaaaaaaaattgaaaactcaGTGTCAGGTCCAAGAAcagaccaatcccaccgcccactgcGGGACCCATTTAAAGCCAAGCAAAGTTCAGTATGGGCTTGCCCACCAAAATTGGCACCAAAGTTACGAGGGAAAGGACTCTAATAATCCAAAGTAAGGTTGAGAGGTAAGTAAAATTTGACCAAAGACAGTTACAGCTACGATTCAAACTCAATTACTTCTAAAGGATTGTTCCTTATAATAAAACAGCATAATTTAAACTAAAGCATACACATCAAAGATTATAActagaaatgaagaagaagaaaaaaaatgataaaaaggaGGGAAGAGTGACCTTGAAGGAAGGGGTCGGGTTTCCGAGATGATCAATGGGTTGAGTGAGAGAGAGTTCACGGAAGCAGATTTTGGACCAAAGAGAGTCATCGGAGGTGAAAGATTTGAACCTGTTACTGACACATGAAATTCTGGCAATGTCTTCGGGTTTAAGATTTTCCATAATTTCATGAATCGCTAAATCTCCAACTGATTCCAAATCCATCTTTCTCAAAATTCAATcgctctttcttctttctttctgcTTCTGCTATCAATCAGTATGAATACCAAAATGTATCTCTTACTCAGAAATGATCTCCGCTCCTCTCTACGATGCTTACATATGCATACTACAGAAGAAAAGAGAACCGGTTCAACACAGGATGCAACCGGTTCCCTTTTTTTATAAATCGAGTATCTAAGGAGGGTGTATTGGATATGATTttaagggattttaaaagacttttttatcatgaaaaagtcttgtattattcaatcaagatttttgtcatttaaaaaaattcttgtggtattcaatcaagactcttaatcacttaaaaaaagtctagtggtattcaaaatcattcaaatttcgaatgattgtttaataaatcagattttgatggattttgtgggattttttagtgaaattttagcatgaaaaagtcttaggattgtttttttcttttaagattttactatctctccctctctctcctcccttctctcttactctctcttttcctctcctctctctctctctctctctctctctctctctctctctctctccccccccCTTccctctctatctctctctctcgtaAAAAACatctctctagctctcccgtaaaaaacctctctctctctctctcattccttcactctctctctctctctatagctctagctctagctctcccgtataaaataaaataaaataaataaaagagtctttattgagattttgtgaaagagagtgtgttatgatatttttttcaattatttcttaaaattcataaaatctgttgaaatctcttgaaatccataaaatcatttcaaatcctttaaaatcttatgaattaaatccattaaaatcatcaaagtcatcaaaatcttgcaaagtcttttaaaatcctcaagacttttttaaacaaaaattgtcctttaaaatcctaatccaatacacccctcTAAATAGATTAATCATTCAAACCGGATAGACCCGAAAATGAGTAAACCGGTTCttaagattattttatttattttattttattttctttaaaacatAGGGTTTCAatcccaaaaaagaaaaacaaaagagctAGAAGGTGAGGTAAAGAGACAtctgaaaaacaaatttttatatacatatatatagtcgatatgataaaattttagaaactcatgattatttttaaaatatcaacataaatatagtgtgtttattaaatatttttaagttataTTTAAAACACCGTTAAATATTTAAGTCGCACTTATCGAagattttatatgtttatatatgcagaaatatatttttgtacgaTATGTGATAGTcgatataataaaattttaaaaacgcataactatttttaaaatatcgaCATTAAAGATATCATGAGTTAAATAAGGacgattatgaaattttgttgtgcTTCAATTTTTATACATTGTTAGTAGATTaatggcttaattacacttttggtcctcgtgttttggcctactcatgaaactggtcctgcccttttaaaacagaacaaaacgg harbors:
- the LOC11414458 gene encoding F-box protein SKIP16; the protein is MDLESVGDLAIHEIMENLKPEDIARISCVSNRFKSFTSDDSLWSKICFRELSLTQPIDHLGNPTPSFKEAYQTWREAFVMYPWSLVKRVKRCWDNIKTWLTNNFPEAKETLCEGASEVEIQELEDVLNVKLPLPTRILYRFHNGQEIEKHDHDTSTSDISLGIIGGYSFYDHFVNVYLLPISQVIQETQQISHNLGFLRRSKYVLVAASSTYREKLFFLNCTNGQLYVGTRNLLTNRDLMPCVPQNLISLHHEMDSEKIQDAMLLWLEEHGRRLQRGFIKLLEEGNAKSISLFPEESPVCSTAVTNGVQIRASALLVPEGVDLQGDREKYLFSYSIRMSLQPQGCVINGMSHSSCQLYWRHWIIRANDAVVSDVNGEAVIGMYPLLRPGDKEFVYQSCSPLPTSSGSIEGSFTFVPGRLVDPRGDPFLVQVAHFPLQLPDYIF